GCATGGATCTGCAGACAACAGGCATGGAGTTCGCCAGTGAGATGGTGGTGAAAGCTACGCTTTTCGGCATGCGCATCGCGGAGGTAGCGACGACCTTGTCTCCTGATGGACGCGACCGCGCGCCACATCTGCGGAGCTGGAGCGATGGCTGGCGCCATCTGCGTTTCCTGTTGATGTACAGCCCTCGCTGGCTCTTCCTGTATCCTGGCGGGCTGCTGATGCTGATCGGTGCACTCACCGCGCTGTGGCTGCTGCCGGGACCGCGTCACGTGGGCGGCGTCACTTTCGACATTCACACGCTGCTTTATGCAGTGCTGGCGGTGCTGGTGGGATTTCAGGCGGTGCTGTTCGCGGTCTTCACGAAGGTCTTCGCGATCACGGAAGGGCTGCTTCCCGATGATCCCCGCTTCGCAAATCTATTTCGCTATGTGAAGCTCGAAACCGGTCTCGTCACTGGAGCCGTTCTTATGGTGGCCGGATTCGCCACAGGTATCTATTCGCTGCTGCGCTGGGATGCGATGGGCTTTGGCTCGCTGGATCCAGTAAAGATAGTGCGGCTGGTGGCGATCACTATGCTGTCAGTAACGCTCGGCGTGCAGATTTCCCTCTCCAGTTTCTTCTTGAGCATACTCGGTCTGCGCCGGCGGTGAGCTACTCTGGGCGCCGGCAAAGAATCTGATATTGGCCTCCCAGCGGCAACTTCGACAGGACAGGTTCGAGGAAGCGCAACGGCGCCAGCGAGCTCGGGAAAAAGAAGAGGAAGTCAGTGGCGAGAATTTCGAATCCTGCCCGTTTCACCAGCCGCTTTGCTTCCCAGTGAGTAAGAGGGATCGCATCTTCATCAAAGGCGCATTTCGACATGACGTAGCGAGTTCCGGGATTCAGCGGGTTGTTTTCCCAGAATCCAAACAACCCTCCCGGATGCAGTGCATGCCAAACTGTTGAGGCCGCCTCCAGCCGCTTCTCGGGAGGAATGTGGTGAAAGACGCCATTGCAATAGGCGGCGTCCGTCTGCCCGGCGGGGAGAAACTCATCCAGACTGATGAACTTTGCGTGCCCTGAACCGTAGAATCGCCGCGCCTGCTCGATCTCCTGTCGCGATATATCAACCCCGAGCAGCGAACTGGCTCCCGTGAAGTGCAAAAGGATGGGAGCGCTATTTCCTACTCCGCATCCGTAGTCGAGCACAGCTTGCGGTGCTCGGCCCCGGCGATGCAATTGAGCTGCGAACCAGGAGATGCGACGGGAGGCAAAGTAGTCGGCATTTTCTCCGGTAACAGAAAGAGCGTCTCCCAAAACCTGCTGATAATTCTCAGCATACTGATCGAACCCATGACCGGCAGCAACCTGGCAAGAAAATCCACTCATCTGGGTCACCTCTTAATTCCAGGGTAGGGGAGGAGTTGCGGAGGACGCGCGTCGGCGTTGAGCAGCCAGACGCGGCGTGTGGGGTAGTAATTCAGCAACTCGCGGTTCCACATCGGACCCATATCGTGCGCCCACACCACCGCTGAGGAGTCGATGCTCGCAGCGTTGTAAATCCACTCCTCGGCTTTGTCATGATTGGGCGTGTAACGCACGAGAACCAGATGTTGTCCGCCTTGTTGCTTGAGGTCGTGAATCATCTGGGCGCGTTGGTAGCCGTAGTTGGAATCGTTCAACTCGATGGGGTGAGGATCCGCGAAAGCCAGTACGACAGCCACAAGCACCAAGGCAGCCACCACGAGTGGACCGATTGGAACAGCAATTCCAGGCAAGCGCAGCCTGGACAAGCGCCGCAGAGCCAGAGTCAGGAGCAAAAAGTACAGTGGCAGGCTGGGGCTGATGTAATTGCTGTTCAGCCAGGTAGGAAAGAGAAGCGCCATGAAGAAGACGATCGAGAGCAGCAGCACGGGCCGAAGCCACCGTTGACGCAGGGCGGGCACGATGGCAAGCATTGCCAAGGCCACGAAGTCACCCACCCACCACACAAGAATGAGCGGCCGCTTCAGCAGGATTTCGGCGCCGCCCCGAGCATGAATGTCGCGGTAGCTATCGAGCTCCCATTGATGAAACATGTAGATGTTTTCGTGACGATACTCGGGCATGTGCTGTGCCGACTGCAGCCAGAAGGAAGGAGCCATGTCATACTGCCGCAAGTGCTCGGCATAAGGCAGACGCCAGAGGGACCCGGTCACGCGCCAGTTGTAGTAGCCCATCGCTACCACACCGGCGGCGAGCAGGACTACCGCGAGCGGCAATAAGCGGAGCAGCGCATGATGATTTCCCTTCCCAATGAGCCATGCGGTTGCCGCCAGCGACAACACGGCGCCTTCGTAAGGACGAGTATTCGCCAGCACGATGATGGCGATGGCAAACAATGTCGCGTCACGGCTGGTGGGGCGACGCTCAAGCCGCTTGGCCGCGCCTAATAAGAGCGCGCCGGCAAACACCCCCAGATTGCAGCACAGGTAGAAGCGGCTCCAGGCCACGATGATCGACTGGACTGCCGCGAGTGCGCCGCCCAGCATTGCCCATCGAACAGGCATCCACCCCATCAGCATCCAGGTCACGGCGGCACAGGCGAGCGTCGTGGTCAGCCATATTCCCCAGATCGGGGATCCGAAGATCCCCTGGCCCAGGGCGAGGAACAACGCTGGTCCAGGCGGATACTTTGAGGTGTAGGAAGGCTTCATCAGGACATGCAGAGTTTCGAAATGAACCCACATGGGATGAGTTGGATTGGTGACGCGCCCGTGGGCGAAGGTATCGGCAGCTACCAACGCGCTGAATTCATCCATGTTCGAGGGCAGCGGCATTCTGCGGATCGCGCCCTGCACCGCAAATGCGAATGCGAACAACGCGACCAGGCTGATTGCGGTTGCTCGGTGGAGAGTGAGCCAAAGCAACAGTGAACTTTGCCGGGTGGATTGCAAGCCAACCACCTGAGGCTCCGGGATTGCGCTGGTCCCGGCGACACCTGAGCGTCCGACTTTGGCAGTTCTGGCCATCCTTTTTGGAATCTGCGCGGGCGCTTGCGCCTGCGAAATTGCAATTGGGGAGTGCATCCAAAATGCCACTGCGATCGACGGTGGAGCATCAGCTTAGCCGACAGAGGTTCGATGACAAACGCGTCAAATCACCCGGCAACGAGTGAGATCGCCCAAATTTTCCCCAAACCGGTACTCACAACCAACGTGCCAATCCTGCGCAACCCTTGTGTTTTCTTAGCGGCGAAATAGCACGTGAATTTTCAGAATTGGTACTCAGGATGCCCTACACAAATGCCGGGGGCAGGTGGATCTCTGCGCTCCCAGGCTGAGGAGGTTCGATGGCGACCAACGAGGAACCGAGACGAGGATCGGGGCAGACCTGGACCAGCACGCAGGCTTACGTGCTCTCGATAATTTGCCTGATTGCCGGAATCGCTGTCGGATATCTGGTCCGCGGCTCGGGTTCGGCTGCAGTTACGACGCCAGCAAGCACTCAATCGGCGGCAGCGCCCGCCGCCATGCCTGCCGGACAGCAGGTTACCCCTGAGCAACTGGCACACATGGCGCAGAAACAAGCGGAGCCGCTGTTGGCTAAGCTCAAGACTGATCCCAAAAATGCGGAGCTGCTGGCACAGATTGGAAACGCTTACTACGACGCGCAGCAGTATCAGGACGCCATCCCTTATTACCAGAAATCGCTGGCGATTCGGCCGGATAACGTCGATGTCCGCTCGGATATGGGAAGCTGCTACTTCTATGGCGGCGATTCCGACCGCGCCATCGCAGAATTCGAGAAGGGTCTCAAGTACAAACCCTCGCACGCCGGAACTCTTTTCAACATGGGGATCGTGAAGTGGCAGGGCCGCATGGATCCGGCAGGAGCGCTGCAGGCCTGGGAAAAGCTGCTGCAGACCAATCCTGATTATCCCAATAAAGCCAGGGTCGAAGAACTGATCGCCCGCGCTCGCCAGCACGCGCAGGGTGGCATGACCGGCATGGCGAAAAACTGATCCAGCAACTGCCACGGATCTCACGAAGCGCACGAATCACAAGAGATTTTTCGCAGTATTCCGAAGGGTTGAGCAAGAAGCCGGGCCCTTTCTTCAGGCATGTCCGGTGCAACCTTCCAGAATTGTTCTCGGCGCTTCATAGTTTCGTCGAGACGATTCCATCGTGCACAAACGGCCTCGTTCTAGCGCCACTCCTACAGGCTTTCTCCTAGATAGCGCTCCCGCCTGGGCAATTTTTCCGTTTGGGTGCATGGCTCTCATTCCTGGCCCTCAGGAATTCACATTCCTTTAATATTCGCGGTTTTTTGGGTGGCATCGCGAGACTGCCGGTTGGCATCGCAAATCTGAACGAAACCTTTGTTGGCCAAAGGAGTATCGAATGCGACGCAAACTAAACAAGGTGGCTGACCTGGCATTGGCCATCGCATTATTGAGCTTGTTGATAGTGGCGGCGTGCAGTTCAGGATCGAAGTCACTGCCGAGCGCCTCTCAGATGAGCAGCAATTCCAATCAGGTCATTGGAGCGGGAAGCACGTTTATCTATCCCGTGATGACGCGGTGGATCAGCGATTTTCAGAGCTCCCACCAGGGAGTTCAGATCAACTATCAGTCGATCGGCAGCGGCGGCGGTATACAGCAATTGAAGAAAGGCGTGATCGATTTCGGCGCCTCCGATGCAGCTTTGAAGGATGATGAGCTGAAAGAAATGCCTCCGCTGGTGCAAATTCCCGAGAGTGCGGGGCCGGTTTGCATTACTTACAACCTGCCCAACGTGAAAGGCTCTCTCAAACTGAGTCCAGATACACTGGCGGGAATTTATCTGGGGAAGATCAAGACCTGGCAGGATCCCGCGATCAAGAAGGACAATCCGGGTGTGGCATTGCCTGACAATGCCATCGTGGTGGCGCATCGCTCCGACGGCAGCGGCACGACCAACATCTTCACCACCTACCTGGCGAAGGTCAATCCGGAATGGTCAAAGCAAGTGGGTGCCGGAATTTCTGTGAACTGGCCCGTGGGACTCGGTGGCAAAGGCAGTGAAGGCGTCACCGGAGTGGTGAAACAGACCCCCGGCGGCATTGGATACGTGGAGCTGACCTACGCAACGGAAAATAAGCTGCCAGTGGCTGCGATCCGAAACCGTGCAGGCAGTTGGGTTGAGCCAAGCGCAGAGGCAGCTACGGCGGCCATCAACGCTTTCAACTCGGAGCTTGCCAAAGACGTTCGCACACCAATCGTTGACCCGCCGGCTTCGGCCAAAGATGCCTATCCCATCGCGGGCCTAACCTATCTATTGATTCCCAAGGAGCCCAAGGACGCGAATAAGGGGAAGGTGATCAAGGATTTCGTCGAGTACATCGTCACCCAGGGGCAGAGCCAGGCAGAGAGCCTTGCTTATGCGAAACTACCAGAGTCGCTGCAACAGCAGGATCAGAACTTGTTGTCGCAAATACAGACAGAAGGGCAACGCACACAGGCGCGCAAGTAGCGGCGCAGAGTGGGGCGAGTACATCTCGGTGAGGATAAGCAAATGGGGCGGGCGAGATTGCCTGCCCTGATTTTTCTTCGGCACTTCAGGAATCTGGCCAGCCCCTGAGGGGTTGCTTGCTGATTGCTGATTGCTGATTGCTGACTGCTGAGTGCTGAGCGCTGACTGCTAATTGCTCGTTACCGCTCGAACACCACCGCCTGGCCGTCTTCATAGGTGACGCGAAATCGCGGGTCGAGGCGCAGCAGCGACGTAAGCGGCTGGCTGGGATTGGCGACCACGACTCGCGCCGATAGCAGTTCCGGATCGCTGGCCCAGTCGCGCACACCGGACCAGACAGCCATAGCGCGCTCAACTTGCAGATCACTGTGCACACTGGTGCGGCTGTCGAGTGAGACCTGCATATCTGGTACGGTCCATAGCAAAAACCCGCCCCAGGTAAGATCGCAATATATCGTTCCGCGAGAGATGTGCTGGCGCACATAAGCAGCAGCTTTCACGGGAAATTCGTCGGCGATGTCCGCTTCCAGCCCTGTCTGAGATAAGGGATGAAGCGCTCCGACAATCAGTGTTCCCACGA
Above is a window of Terriglobales bacterium DNA encoding:
- a CDS encoding glycosyltransferase, with product MPRAVPASGAEIREAASNQPEISVVMPCLNESSTLASCIRQIQITFAAHGIEGEIIVADNGSTDGSQGIAEWMGARVVPVASRGYGSALMGGIAAARGTYVAMGDSDASYDFGDLPKFLTELRGGADLVIGNRFRGGIRRNAMPALHKYLGNPVLTGIGRLLFDSPCGDFHCGLRAFRKDAYQRMDLQTTGMEFASEMVVKATLFGMRIAEVATTLSPDGRDRAPHLRSWSDGWRHLRFLLMYSPRWLFLYPGGLLMLIGALTALWLLPGPRHVGGVTFDIHTLLYAVLAVLVGFQAVLFAVFTKVFAITEGLLPDDPRFANLFRYVKLETGLVTGAVLMVAGFATGIYSLLRWDAMGFGSLDPVKIVRLVAITMLSVTLGVQISLSSFFLSILGLRRR
- a CDS encoding class I SAM-dependent methyltransferase, which codes for MSGFSCQVAAGHGFDQYAENYQQVLGDALSVTGENADYFASRRISWFAAQLHRRGRAPQAVLDYGCGVGNSAPILLHFTGASSLLGVDISRQEIEQARRFYGSGHAKFISLDEFLPAGQTDAAYCNGVFHHIPPEKRLEAASTVWHALHPGGLFGFWENNPLNPGTRYVMSKCAFDEDAIPLTHWEAKRLVKRAGFEILATDFLFFFPSSLAPLRFLEPVLSKLPLGGQYQILCRRPE
- a CDS encoding tetratricopeptide repeat protein — its product is MATNEEPRRGSGQTWTSTQAYVLSIICLIAGIAVGYLVRGSGSAAVTTPASTQSAAAPAAMPAGQQVTPEQLAHMAQKQAEPLLAKLKTDPKNAELLAQIGNAYYDAQQYQDAIPYYQKSLAIRPDNVDVRSDMGSCYFYGGDSDRAIAEFEKGLKYKPSHAGTLFNMGIVKWQGRMDPAGALQAWEKLLQTNPDYPNKARVEELIARARQHAQGGMTGMAKN
- the pstS gene encoding phosphate ABC transporter substrate-binding protein PstS; translation: MRRKLNKVADLALAIALLSLLIVAACSSGSKSLPSASQMSSNSNQVIGAGSTFIYPVMTRWISDFQSSHQGVQINYQSIGSGGGIQQLKKGVIDFGASDAALKDDELKEMPPLVQIPESAGPVCITYNLPNVKGSLKLSPDTLAGIYLGKIKTWQDPAIKKDNPGVALPDNAIVVAHRSDGSGTTNIFTTYLAKVNPEWSKQVGAGISVNWPVGLGGKGSEGVTGVVKQTPGGIGYVELTYATENKLPVAAIRNRAGSWVEPSAEAATAAINAFNSELAKDVRTPIVDPPASAKDAYPIAGLTYLLIPKEPKDANKGKVIKDFVEYIVTQGQSQAESLAYAKLPESLQQQDQNLLSQIQTEGQRTQARK